Proteins encoded together in one Stigmatella aurantiaca window:
- a CDS encoding tetratricopeptide repeat protein, with amino-acid sequence MKRKGRTPWPPELSGQLREVDRLRRGGRYAQALVQIRQLAEAHPDQLRVLLEMGLTLGIWGHAPAEALPWFDRILTMAPGHLTTRLHRALTLARLGRHAEAVADFNTVESVGHRKLILYAKRAESLRAAGQNAEAERDWTQALAEDPGNAWLLQQRAQTRALQGRLAEAIQDLTDAIASDQEDSVDPELLYERGTLRGQLGDTAGARADFEAGLSGFREGDPPGLLDSLRLELQRSSPAR; translated from the coding sequence ATGAAACGGAAGGGACGCACGCCGTGGCCGCCGGAGCTGTCCGGCCAGCTCCGCGAGGTGGATCGCCTGCGGCGCGGGGGGCGGTATGCGCAGGCGCTCGTCCAGATCCGGCAGCTGGCAGAGGCCCACCCGGACCAGCTGCGCGTGCTGCTGGAGATGGGGCTGACGCTCGGCATCTGGGGGCACGCTCCCGCCGAGGCACTCCCCTGGTTCGATCGCATCCTGACGATGGCGCCGGGGCACCTCACCACGCGGCTCCACCGGGCGCTCACCTTGGCCCGGTTGGGCCGTCACGCGGAGGCCGTGGCGGACTTCAACACGGTGGAGTCCGTGGGGCACCGCAAGCTGATTCTCTATGCCAAGCGCGCCGAGTCCCTGCGAGCGGCCGGCCAGAACGCCGAGGCCGAGCGCGATTGGACCCAGGCCTTGGCCGAGGACCCTGGCAATGCCTGGCTGCTCCAGCAGCGTGCCCAGACGCGGGCGCTGCAGGGCCGGCTGGCGGAGGCCATTCAGGATCTCACCGACGCGATCGCCTCGGACCAGGAGGACTCCGTGGACCCGGAGCTGCTCTACGAGCGGGGCACGCTGCGCGGCCAGCTGGGAGACACGGCTGGCGCGCGCGCCGACTTCGAGGCGGGACTCTCGGGTTTTCGTGAGGGAGACCCGCCCGGGCTCCTGGACTCGCTGCGCCTGGAACTCCAGCGCAGCTCGCCGGCGCGGTAG
- a CDS encoding carbohydrate ABC transporter permease produces MSTQKQRRRTLNTLRAVASWLVALIIFFPILWMVLTSFKTELGAFSMPPEFLFAPTLENYREIMERSDYMHFAWNSLLTSGGSTILGMLVAVPAAYGFAFHPSLRTRGTLMWMLSTKMLPGVGVLVPIYLIARNLGLLDSRILLIVIFALINLPIMVWMIYTYFRDIPRDILEAARMDGATTFQEIRRVLLPVSRGGLASTALLALILSWNEAFWSLNLTTTNAAPLSALVASFASPEGLFWAKLSAVSTLACAPILVLGWGSQKQLVRGLTFGAVK; encoded by the coding sequence ATGTCCACGCAGAAACAACGCCGCCGGACCCTCAACACCTTGCGCGCGGTGGCCTCCTGGCTCGTCGCGCTGATCATCTTCTTCCCCATCCTGTGGATGGTGCTCACCAGCTTCAAGACCGAGCTGGGCGCCTTCTCCATGCCCCCGGAGTTCCTCTTCGCGCCCACGCTGGAGAACTACCGGGAGATCATGGAGCGCAGCGACTACATGCACTTCGCCTGGAACTCGCTGCTGACCAGCGGCGGCTCAACGATTCTGGGCATGCTGGTGGCGGTGCCGGCCGCCTACGGCTTCGCCTTCCACCCCTCGCTGCGCACCCGCGGCACCCTGATGTGGATGCTCTCCACCAAGATGCTGCCCGGGGTGGGCGTGCTGGTGCCCATCTACCTCATCGCCCGGAACCTGGGGCTGCTCGACTCGCGCATCCTGCTCATCGTCATCTTCGCGCTCATCAACCTGCCCATCATGGTGTGGATGATCTACACCTACTTCCGCGACATCCCGCGCGACATCCTCGAGGCGGCGCGCATGGACGGCGCCACCACGTTCCAGGAGATCCGCCGGGTGCTGCTGCCCGTCAGCCGCGGGGGGCTCGCATCCACCGCGCTGCTGGCGCTCATCCTGAGCTGGAACGAGGCCTTCTGGTCGCTGAACCTCACCACCACGAACGCCGCGCCCCTGAGCGCGCTGGTCGCCTCCTTCGCCAGCCCGGAAGGTCTTTTCTGGGCCAAGCTCTCCGCCGTCTCCACCCTCGCCTGCGCGCCGATTCTCGTGCTCGGTTGGGGCTCACAGAAACAGCTCGTCCGCGGCCTCACCTTCGGCGCCGTTAAGTAA
- a CDS encoding ABC transporter substrate-binding protein, whose protein sequence is MTRLGHALITALGLGLLLGTFPAQAQTFLTIGTVNNGDMVRMQLLAKEYEAQHPDVRLNWVVLDENTLRQRLTTDITTNGGQFDVITIGAYEAPMWGRQNWLTELKNLPASYGVEDLMPNVRKQLSVDGRLYAVPFYSEGSITYYRTDLFAAKGLTMPEEPTWEQIRGFAEKLHEPARGIYGICLRGKAGWGENMALVTTMVNAFGGRWFDERWEPEIDSPEWHKAVNFYVDMLSAFGPPGPSSNGFNENLALFNAGKCGMWVDASVAGAFVTDRTQSQVPDKAGFAKAPRQITAKGSSWLWTWALAIPASSRKQQAALDFILWATSREYGELVAQRYGISAMPPGTRLSTYANPAYLEATPFAKVTQEAILTADPTSPSIKPVPYVGVQFATIPEFQAVASLVGRQISGALAGNTRVDKILHTSQGAVRRTMKRAGYYDAK, encoded by the coding sequence ATGACAAGGCTCGGCCACGCTCTCATCACTGCCCTGGGACTCGGTCTGCTGCTGGGAACATTCCCGGCCCAGGCCCAGACCTTCCTGACCATCGGCACCGTCAACAACGGCGACATGGTCCGCATGCAGCTGCTCGCCAAGGAATACGAGGCCCAGCACCCGGACGTGCGCCTCAACTGGGTGGTGCTCGATGAGAACACCCTCCGCCAGCGGCTGACGACCGACATCACCACCAACGGCGGCCAGTTCGACGTCATCACCATCGGCGCCTACGAGGCCCCCATGTGGGGCCGGCAGAACTGGCTCACCGAGCTGAAGAACCTGCCCGCCTCCTACGGCGTCGAAGACCTGATGCCCAACGTGCGCAAGCAGCTCAGCGTCGACGGGCGCCTGTACGCCGTGCCCTTCTACTCCGAGGGCTCCATCACCTACTACCGCACCGACCTGTTCGCCGCGAAGGGGCTCACCATGCCCGAGGAGCCCACGTGGGAGCAGATCCGCGGCTTCGCGGAGAAGCTGCATGAGCCCGCGCGCGGAATCTACGGCATCTGCCTGCGCGGCAAGGCGGGCTGGGGCGAGAACATGGCCCTGGTCACCACCATGGTGAATGCCTTCGGCGGGCGCTGGTTCGATGAGCGCTGGGAGCCGGAGATCGACAGCCCCGAGTGGCACAAGGCGGTGAACTTCTACGTCGATATGCTCTCGGCGTTCGGCCCTCCCGGTCCCAGCAGCAACGGCTTCAACGAGAACCTCGCCCTGTTCAACGCCGGCAAGTGCGGCATGTGGGTGGATGCCAGCGTGGCCGGCGCCTTCGTCACCGACCGCACCCAGAGCCAGGTGCCCGACAAGGCCGGCTTCGCCAAGGCGCCCCGGCAAATCACCGCCAAGGGCAGCTCGTGGCTGTGGACCTGGGCGCTCGCCATTCCCGCGAGCTCCCGCAAGCAGCAGGCCGCGCTCGACTTCATCCTCTGGGCCACTTCCAGGGAGTACGGCGAGCTCGTCGCCCAGCGCTATGGCATCTCCGCCATGCCCCCCGGCACGCGGCTGTCCACCTACGCCAACCCAGCCTACCTGGAGGCCACCCCCTTCGCGAAGGTGACCCAGGAGGCCATCCTCACCGCGGACCCGACCTCGCCGTCCATCAAGCCGGTGCCGTACGTCGGCGTGCAGTTCGCCACCATCCCCGAGTTCCAAGCCGTCGCGAGCCTCGTGGGACGGCAGATCTCCGGCGCCCTGGCGGGCAACACCCGCGTCGACAAGATCCTCCACACCTCCCAGGGCGCGGTGCGCCGCACCATGAAGCGCGCCGGCTACTACGACGCGAAGTAG
- a CDS encoding YopT-type cysteine protease domain-containing protein has protein sequence MFKLKGFSRPFRSPSVDLPRSPGPAQRPDSLPSSPRPPSRPSSAPPRLHTDQFTPQRPRTAPGSLPRSPTSPSSPRSPAAGPTQRPWQTPANIQQFSQNLETKYPGTKLTQYVGQQGHPDLQSNGGACNAITKEWIRLGSQSPSMDQASKVFGHNLDNNMPQLKAGQLQHQADAQDIKDAFQNLKQQRTVLDAEQARLEPLIEKYQRGELNPTEVQALNRDLRRFEKKSATFQRVSNDITEARMEERTKLGSGLPHMNVLEGAPIDNDSIGKLHNSLQKDGFHVIHLNKTSGGDGHVMAFQKQNGQYKFMDPNTGEFQTKDPKQATNILLDHLDNAYSKFDLITVDHFNG, from the coding sequence ATGTTCAAGCTCAAGGGTTTCTCGCGCCCGTTTCGCTCCCCTTCCGTAGACCTGCCGCGCAGCCCGGGTCCGGCCCAGCGGCCGGACAGCCTCCCCTCCTCGCCGCGTCCCCCCTCCCGGCCTTCTTCGGCGCCTCCCCGCCTGCACACGGATCAGTTCACGCCGCAGCGGCCGAGGACCGCTCCGGGCTCCCTGCCGCGCAGCCCCACCTCTCCCTCCTCCCCCCGCTCGCCGGCAGCAGGTCCCACCCAACGCCCCTGGCAGACCCCTGCCAACATCCAGCAGTTCAGCCAGAACCTCGAGACCAAGTATCCCGGAACCAAGCTCACGCAGTATGTGGGACAGCAGGGGCACCCGGATCTCCAGAGCAACGGCGGAGCGTGCAATGCCATCACCAAGGAGTGGATCCGGCTCGGCTCCCAGAGCCCTTCCATGGACCAAGCCTCGAAGGTTTTCGGGCACAATCTTGACAACAACATGCCTCAGCTCAAGGCCGGCCAGCTCCAGCACCAGGCAGATGCGCAAGACATCAAGGATGCCTTTCAAAATCTCAAACAGCAGCGCACCGTGCTCGATGCGGAGCAGGCCCGGCTCGAGCCCCTGATCGAAAAGTACCAGCGTGGAGAGCTGAACCCCACGGAGGTGCAGGCCCTGAACCGGGATCTGCGCAGGTTCGAGAAGAAGTCCGCCACCTTCCAGCGGGTCTCGAACGACATCACGGAGGCGCGGATGGAGGAGCGGACGAAGCTGGGCTCCGGGTTGCCGCACATGAATGTGCTCGAAGGCGCGCCCATCGACAATGACTCGATCGGCAAACTCCACAACTCGCTCCAGAAGGATGGCTTCCACGTCATCCACCTGAACAAGACGAGCGGCGGAGATGGGCACGTCATGGCGTTCCAGAAGCAGAACGGCCAGTACAAGTTCATGGACCCCAACACGGGCGAGTTCCAGACGAAAGACCCCAAGCAGGCCACCAACATCCTGCTGGACCACCTGGATAATGCCTACTCCAAGTTCGACCTCATCACGGTCGACCATTTCAACGGGTAA
- a CDS encoding SDR family NAD(P)-dependent oxidoreductase has protein sequence MNGRLHGRRVLVTSADRYAGPPVCELFTQEGAEVIADTSDYLDPKAPQRVIDAAGRVDVLVANFAGPLRITPYSKMLEKVQEFADEDFQAYLDEIVWPMVRFVRAVLPQMIERRSGKIVAFTSAVAVRAIPGLAVYSAARGAQNAFVLATGAEVARHNVQFNAIAPSYLENVTYFTPAMLAEPGMRASLVANIPAGRTGEGYEAAELALSLATNASNFMAGQVISMAGGWCT, from the coding sequence ATGAACGGACGATTGCATGGACGCCGGGTGCTGGTGACCAGCGCGGACCGGTATGCCGGCCCGCCGGTCTGCGAGCTCTTCACCCAGGAGGGGGCCGAGGTCATCGCCGACACGAGCGACTACCTCGATCCCAAGGCCCCCCAGCGGGTCATCGACGCAGCGGGCCGGGTCGACGTGCTCGTGGCCAACTTCGCGGGTCCCCTGAGGATCACGCCCTACTCGAAGATGCTCGAAAAGGTTCAGGAGTTCGCCGACGAGGACTTCCAGGCCTACCTGGACGAGATCGTCTGGCCCATGGTCCGCTTCGTTCGCGCGGTCCTTCCGCAGATGATCGAGCGCCGCTCCGGAAAGATCGTGGCCTTCACCAGTGCCGTGGCCGTCCGGGCCATCCCAGGGCTGGCGGTCTACTCCGCGGCGCGGGGGGCCCAGAACGCCTTCGTGCTGGCCACCGGCGCGGAGGTTGCCCGTCACAACGTGCAATTCAACGCCATCGCCCCGTCATACCTGGAGAACGTCACCTACTTCACCCCGGCGATGCTCGCCGAGCCGGGAATGCGCGCCTCGCTCGTGGCCAACATTCCGGCCGGCCGGACCGGCGAAGGGTATGAGGCCGCCGAGCTGGCGCTCTCGCTCGCCACCAATGCCAGCAACTTCATGGCGGGACAGGTCATCTCGATGGCCGGAGGCTGGTGCACCTGA
- a CDS encoding DUF5335 family protein has translation MAHSNQEIPRDQWASYLVGISQQEPSPWVHMESIDTDSGDQPLAGRLPLREISLETKGSDSGAVQIIVGREGAEITHRILHPERISAELDEASGALECLEIGEKGGKTLIFFESPAGAST, from the coding sequence ATGGCGCACAGCAACCAGGAAATCCCCCGGGACCAATGGGCAAGCTACCTCGTCGGCATCAGCCAGCAGGAACCGAGCCCGTGGGTCCACATGGAGTCTATTGACACCGACTCAGGGGATCAGCCCCTGGCCGGCCGCTTGCCCCTGAGGGAGATTTCCCTGGAGACCAAGGGCAGCGACTCCGGCGCGGTGCAGATCATCGTGGGCCGGGAAGGCGCGGAAATCACTCACCGCATCCTCCATCCGGAGCGCATCTCCGCGGAGTTGGACGAGGCGAGCGGCGCTCTGGAGTGCTTGGAGATTGGAGAGAAGGGCGGCAAGACGCTCATCTTCTTCGAGAGCCCTGCCGGAGCCTCCACCTGA
- a CDS encoding ABC transporter ATP-binding protein: MATLDIRSLTKSFGDTRVIKGVDLRVEDHEFCVFLGPSGCGKSTLLRLIAGLEDATTGEILLDGKPITDLPPARRNLAMVFQSYALYPHMTVRQNMSFALDLAKVERSVIDEKVQRTARILELEPLLDRKPAALSGGQRQRVAIGRAIVREPRIFLFDEPLSNLDASLRAQMRLEIARLHQEFKATMIYVTHDQVEAMTLANKVVLFNGGNIEQQGSPQELYHRPVNRFVAAFLGTPQMAFLEATQQGNTLVLASGQSIPAPASLPGAQQGRRVTIGVRPEQLSLAPAGQGTLDGRIDVIERLGSDAYVYLNTPNLGRLTVRGPGDLAATQGAAAAVQIQPNGFHVFDADGVAIYHPQHS; the protein is encoded by the coding sequence ATGGCAACTCTCGACATCCGTTCCCTGACCAAATCCTTCGGAGACACCCGCGTCATCAAAGGCGTGGACCTGCGCGTCGAGGATCATGAGTTCTGCGTCTTCCTGGGGCCCTCCGGCTGCGGCAAGTCCACGCTGCTGCGGCTCATCGCCGGCCTGGAGGACGCCACCACCGGGGAGATCCTCCTCGATGGCAAGCCCATCACGGACCTGCCCCCCGCCCGGCGCAACCTGGCGATGGTGTTCCAGTCCTACGCGCTCTATCCGCACATGACCGTGCGGCAGAACATGTCCTTCGCGCTGGACCTGGCCAAGGTCGAGCGCAGCGTCATCGACGAGAAGGTGCAGCGCACCGCGCGCATCCTGGAGCTGGAGCCCCTGCTCGACCGCAAGCCCGCCGCGCTCTCCGGCGGCCAGCGGCAGCGCGTGGCCATTGGCCGCGCCATCGTGCGCGAGCCGCGCATCTTCCTGTTCGACGAGCCGCTGTCCAACCTGGATGCCTCGCTGCGCGCGCAGATGCGGCTGGAGATCGCCCGCCTGCACCAGGAGTTCAAGGCGACGATGATCTACGTCACCCACGACCAGGTCGAGGCGATGACGCTGGCCAACAAGGTGGTCCTCTTCAACGGGGGCAACATCGAGCAGCAGGGCTCGCCGCAGGAGCTGTACCACCGGCCCGTCAACCGCTTCGTGGCCGCGTTCCTCGGCACCCCGCAGATGGCCTTCCTGGAGGCCACCCAGCAGGGCAACACGCTGGTGCTGGCCAGTGGGCAGTCCATCCCCGCGCCCGCGTCGCTCCCGGGTGCGCAGCAGGGCCGCCGCGTGACGATTGGCGTGCGTCCCGAGCAGCTCTCGCTGGCGCCTGCCGGCCAGGGCACGCTGGATGGCCGCATCGACGTCATCGAGCGGCTGGGCAGCGATGCCTACGTCTACCTCAACACCCCCAACCTGGGCCGGCTCACGGTCCGTGGCCCTGGCGATCTCGCCGCCACGCAGGGCGCCGCCGCCGCCGTGCAGATCCAGCCCAACGGCTTCCATGTCTTCGACGCCGACGGCGTGGCCATCTACCACCCCCAGCACTCCTGA
- a CDS encoding carbohydrate ABC transporter permease: MRASRPTSRTGRLMVSPAVLMLFVWMIVPLAMTVYFSTQYYNLLYPGKTSFVALENFAYFFTYPSFLTSVLNTLLLVGSVLAITVVLGVLISVLVDAPFPGQGIVRMLLISPFFIMPTVSALVWKNLLMNPVSGFFAWLSVSLGMTPVNWFSDWPLLSIILIVAWEWLPFAVLIFITALQSMNQEQKDAAQMDGANAFAVFRYLTLPHLARPIAVVVMVESIFLLNIFAEIFTTTSGGPGDATTNLPFLIFTQALLEFDVGAASAGGLVAVVLANVVAYFLIRLIGKSLTEA; this comes from the coding sequence ATGCGCGCCTCTCGCCCCACCTCACGTACCGGACGCCTCATGGTCTCGCCGGCCGTCCTGATGCTGTTCGTCTGGATGATCGTCCCGCTGGCCATGACGGTGTACTTCTCCACGCAGTACTACAACCTCCTCTACCCCGGTAAGACGTCCTTCGTCGCGCTGGAGAACTTCGCCTACTTCTTCACCTACCCGAGCTTCCTCACCAGCGTGCTCAACACGCTGTTGCTCGTGGGCAGCGTGCTGGCCATCACCGTCGTGCTCGGGGTGCTCATCAGCGTGCTGGTGGATGCGCCGTTCCCCGGGCAGGGCATCGTGCGCATGCTGCTCATCTCCCCGTTCTTCATCATGCCCACGGTCAGCGCCCTGGTCTGGAAGAACCTCCTGATGAACCCCGTGTCGGGCTTCTTCGCCTGGCTGTCGGTCTCGCTGGGGATGACGCCGGTCAACTGGTTCTCCGACTGGCCCCTGCTGTCCATCATCCTCATCGTCGCCTGGGAGTGGCTGCCGTTCGCGGTGCTCATCTTCATCACCGCCCTCCAGTCGATGAACCAGGAGCAGAAGGATGCCGCGCAGATGGATGGCGCCAACGCCTTCGCCGTCTTCCGCTACCTGACCCTGCCCCACCTGGCCCGCCCCATCGCGGTGGTGGTGATGGTGGAGTCCATCTTCCTGCTCAACATCTTCGCCGAGATTTTCACCACCACGAGCGGCGGCCCCGGGGATGCGACGACCAACCTGCCCTTCCTCATCTTCACCCAGGCGCTGCTCGAGTTCGACGTGGGCGCGGCCTCCGCGGGCGGCCTGGTCGCCGTGGTGCTGGCCAACGTCGTCGCCTACTTCCTGATCCGCCTCATCGGCAAGTCGCTCACCGAAGCCTAG
- a CDS encoding carbohydrate kinase family protein — MIISCGEALIDLIPSPEDGNLFRAVPGGSPFNTALALARLGAPTAFLGRISQDAFGNQLAQVLEDNGVNLRLTVRGPELTTLAFVKKVEGQASYAFYTQGTADRLLQPGDLPKLPDGAILHWGLGAVVLDGAPVAHTLEALFRQEKDRRLLSFDPNIRPPVIGAAHLPAYAKRVTEALSAFHLVKVSDEDLAALFPGARLDDIAQRWLERGPSLVVVTRGGEGASVFRQSGTRLDVPAAKLAKFGDTVGAGDSFTAGLLTQLYERGVRRGAELAALDDATLKGCATFAARVAAKTCEHEGCNPPRRSELGE; from the coding sequence ATGATCATCAGCTGCGGCGAAGCACTCATCGACCTGATTCCCAGCCCGGAAGACGGGAACCTCTTCCGGGCCGTGCCGGGGGGCTCGCCGTTCAACACCGCCCTCGCCCTGGCCCGGCTGGGGGCGCCCACGGCCTTCCTGGGGCGCATCTCCCAGGATGCCTTCGGCAACCAGCTCGCCCAGGTCCTGGAGGACAACGGCGTCAACCTCCGGCTGACCGTCCGGGGGCCGGAGCTGACGACGCTCGCCTTCGTCAAGAAGGTGGAGGGCCAGGCCAGCTACGCCTTCTACACCCAGGGCACCGCCGACCGGCTGCTCCAGCCCGGCGACCTGCCGAAGCTCCCGGACGGGGCCATCCTCCACTGGGGACTGGGCGCCGTGGTGCTCGACGGGGCCCCGGTGGCCCACACCCTGGAGGCGCTGTTCCGCCAGGAGAAGGACCGGCGGCTGCTCTCCTTCGATCCCAACATCCGGCCTCCGGTCATTGGCGCCGCCCACCTGCCCGCCTACGCGAAGCGCGTCACGGAGGCCCTCTCGGCCTTCCACCTCGTCAAGGTCAGTGACGAGGACCTCGCCGCGCTGTTCCCGGGGGCCCGGCTGGATGACATCGCCCAGCGCTGGCTGGAGCGGGGCCCCTCCCTCGTGGTGGTGACACGCGGCGGAGAGGGCGCCTCCGTCTTCCGTCAGAGTGGGACGCGGCTCGACGTGCCCGCGGCGAAGCTCGCGAAGTTCGGCGACACCGTGGGCGCGGGAGACAGCTTCACGGCCGGACTGCTCACCCAGCTCTACGAGCGGGGTGTCCGCCGGGGCGCGGAGCTGGCCGCCCTGGATGACGCCACCTTGAAGGGGTGCGCCACCTTCGCGGCCCGCGTGGCCGCGAAGACGTGCGAACACGAGGGCTGCAATCCGCCCCGGCGCTCGGAGCTGGGCGAGTAA
- a CDS encoding mannitol dehydrogenase family protein, with the protein MHPLDQAHLSTLPASVIRPGYDRGQVKAGIAHIGVGGFHRAHLAIYLDRCLARPGQQQWGLCGINLLPQDAPMAAAMKRQDGLYTVSEMAPDGTHTSRVVEAMVEYLYAQDNPRAVLDRLSQPDIRIVSLTITEGGYLIDEHGQFNLKHPSVVYDLEHPGEPRSAFGFIVEALDRRRKAGHKPFTVMSCDNLRHNGVQARRACVAFAKAKDPQLAAWIEREVGFPNAMVDRITPATDNATRQKLRELTGVDDAAPVICEDFIQWVLEDDFRDGRPEWDAVGVMLTPDVTPYEDAKIRLLNATHTMLSYPAYLAGFRKVDDVLHDGLFAQYLKDFLDLDAGYWLKSLPGLDLTAYKAKLLQRFGNRAVGDQVARLCMDGGSKISGFVLPTLHEILKNGRPYHRIAFFLASYERYLKGKDERGEAYPIVEPNARHLLEPVIQSDSPRTLIELTDVVGPQIPAHPGFVALYLQLRKKLDTQGVVATLKEIVAAGDQLPADAAS; encoded by the coding sequence ATGCACCCACTTGATCAGGCCCACCTCTCCACGCTTCCCGCCTCGGTCATTCGCCCGGGATACGACCGCGGCCAGGTGAAGGCCGGCATCGCGCACATCGGCGTGGGCGGGTTCCACCGCGCGCACCTGGCCATCTACCTCGACCGCTGCCTGGCCCGTCCCGGCCAGCAGCAGTGGGGGCTGTGCGGCATCAACCTGCTGCCCCAGGACGCCCCCATGGCCGCGGCCATGAAGCGCCAGGATGGGCTCTACACCGTGAGCGAGATGGCGCCGGATGGCACGCACACCTCGCGCGTCGTCGAGGCCATGGTCGAGTACCTCTACGCCCAGGACAACCCCCGGGCCGTGCTGGACCGGCTCAGCCAGCCGGACATCCGCATCGTGTCGCTGACCATCACCGAGGGCGGCTACCTCATCGATGAGCACGGCCAGTTCAACCTGAAGCACCCCTCCGTCGTGTATGACCTGGAGCACCCGGGCGAGCCGCGCAGCGCGTTCGGCTTCATCGTCGAGGCGCTGGACCGCCGCCGCAAGGCAGGCCACAAGCCCTTCACGGTGATGTCCTGCGACAACCTGCGCCACAACGGCGTGCAGGCCCGCCGGGCGTGCGTGGCCTTCGCCAAGGCGAAGGACCCCCAGCTCGCCGCCTGGATCGAGCGCGAGGTGGGCTTCCCCAACGCCATGGTGGACCGCATCACCCCCGCCACGGACAACGCCACCCGGCAGAAGCTGCGGGAGCTGACCGGCGTGGACGACGCCGCCCCCGTCATCTGCGAGGACTTCATCCAGTGGGTGCTGGAGGACGACTTCCGCGACGGCCGCCCGGAGTGGGACGCCGTGGGCGTCATGCTCACCCCGGATGTGACGCCGTACGAGGACGCGAAGATCCGCCTGCTCAACGCGACCCACACCATGCTGTCCTACCCGGCCTACCTCGCCGGGTTCCGCAAGGTGGATGACGTCCTGCACGACGGGCTCTTCGCCCAGTACCTGAAGGACTTCCTCGACCTCGACGCGGGGTACTGGCTGAAGTCCCTGCCCGGGCTGGACCTCACCGCCTACAAGGCCAAGCTGCTCCAGCGCTTCGGCAACCGCGCCGTGGGCGACCAGGTGGCCCGGCTGTGCATGGATGGCGGCTCGAAGATCTCCGGCTTCGTGCTGCCCACCCTGCATGAGATTCTGAAGAACGGGCGCCCCTACCACCGCATCGCGTTCTTCCTGGCGAGCTACGAGCGCTACCTCAAGGGCAAGGACGAGCGCGGCGAGGCCTACCCCATCGTCGAGCCCAACGCCCGCCACCTGCTGGAGCCGGTCATCCAGAGCGACTCCCCCCGGACCCTGATCGAGCTGACCGACGTCGTCGGGCCCCAGATCCCCGCGCACCCGGGCTTCGTCGCCCTGTACCTCCAGCTGCGCAAGAAGCTCGACACGCAAGGCGTGGTGGCCACGCTGAAGGAAATCGTCGCCGCGGGCGACCAGCTCCCCGCGGACGCGGCCTCCTGA
- a CDS encoding lactonase family protein gives MSKTKLTRRGFLRLSGLGMAAVTLPEGLGFDVTPFATPSEYYLYVGSYTSAGGEGITLCRLSMQTGSLQKVAVTRNVSEPSFLAMDRQGRYLYAVNELGSYQGMASGAVSAFAVNPSTRALTLINQQASRGSAPCFVSVDANDKFVMAANYGGGNISVFPIQSHGGLGAATDFKQFQGSGPHPNQRSPHAHQLMTNASNQYALAADLGTDRVMIYRFDAALGKLTATTPASFSTQPGAGPRHFAFHPSGKFVFVINELNSTLLSLAFDATQGTLTQVQGLSTLPAGYTGTSYCAEVRVSPDGKFVYGSNRGHNSIAVFAVDSLGKLTLVQHVSTQGLWPRDFILDPTGTYLLVANQQSHTIVPFRRDPVTGKLTALGTSLAVTAPTSLLVAPTPA, from the coding sequence ATGAGCAAAACCAAACTGACTCGACGTGGATTCCTGAGGCTGTCCGGACTGGGGATGGCGGCCGTGACGCTGCCGGAGGGTCTGGGATTCGATGTCACGCCCTTCGCGACGCCCTCGGAGTACTACCTCTACGTGGGCAGCTACACCTCGGCGGGAGGGGAAGGCATCACCCTGTGCCGTCTGTCCATGCAGACGGGCAGCCTGCAAAAGGTGGCGGTGACGCGCAACGTGTCCGAGCCCTCGTTCCTGGCCATGGATCGCCAGGGCCGCTACCTCTACGCCGTCAATGAGCTGGGTTCGTACCAGGGCATGGCCAGCGGGGCGGTGAGCGCCTTCGCCGTCAATCCCTCGACCCGGGCCCTGACGCTCATCAACCAGCAGGCCTCCCGGGGAAGCGCGCCCTGCTTCGTGAGCGTGGATGCGAACGACAAGTTCGTGATGGCCGCCAACTACGGCGGCGGCAACATCTCCGTCTTCCCCATCCAGAGCCATGGCGGCCTGGGCGCGGCCACGGACTTCAAGCAGTTCCAGGGCTCGGGGCCCCACCCCAACCAGAGAAGTCCGCATGCCCACCAGCTCATGACGAACGCGTCCAATCAGTATGCGCTCGCCGCGGACCTGGGAACGGACCGGGTGATGATCTACCGCTTCGACGCCGCGCTCGGAAAGCTCACCGCCACCACGCCGGCGTCGTTCTCCACGCAGCCCGGGGCGGGCCCGCGCCACTTCGCCTTCCACCCGAGTGGGAAGTTCGTCTTCGTCATCAACGAGCTCAACTCGACCCTGCTGTCGCTCGCCTTCGACGCCACGCAGGGCACGCTGACGCAGGTGCAGGGCCTCTCCACGCTGCCCGCCGGCTACACGGGCACCAGCTACTGCGCCGAGGTACGGGTGAGCCCGGACGGCAAGTTCGTCTACGGCTCCAACCGCGGCCACAACAGCATCGCCGTCTTCGCCGTGGATTCACTCGGCAAGCTGACGCTCGTGCAGCACGTGTCCACGCAGGGCCTGTGGCCCCGGGACTTCATCCTGGATCCGACGGGCACCTACCTGCTGGTGGCCAACCAGCAGAGCCACACGATCGTGCCCTTCAGGAGGGATCCGGTGACCGGAAAGCTGACGGCGCTCGGAACGAGCCTGGCCGTGACCGCTCCGACCTCCCTGCTGGTGGCGCCCACGCCGGCCTGA